The window GTTCCATTTCTTTTATTCTTGCTCGTACTGTTTTTCTTTCGTTGTAAATATTTTCTAATATTATTTCATCTTTATCAGGAATCACCTTGTCCACAGAGTCGAGAACAAGAGTCTCCTTGCCGTTCTTATCTAAAAGATATACATTAGCCTCGCACATTTTTATCACTCCTTATTACGTTACCAACCATAGCTATTGCATCGTCCAAATGATGTGGAAGAGGCTCATCACAAGTCCCGGTTACCAGAATGTTGCATCTGTTTAAAGGAATTAATATCTTTACTGCCTGGCTCTGTGCAATAGACGCTGCCATTACAGGTGTGAGCTCGCCCAGCATGGAATTTGCACATACAATTCCTATTGTCCCGATTATTATATCCACTTTCGATGCATTAAATGAAATTGCATTTTCACCGGAGGCTCCCTCATTTGCACCAGCCTTGAGCATTAGTGATGCGGCTAGTGCATTTGTTCCCAGGGCAAGCAGTTCAATTTCATTGCCAAATGAAGCCCGGAGCTTTTCAATCATGAGTTTGCCTATCCCTCCGCCCTGACCATCTATAACTGCAATCCGCATATAACCTCCCAACAAATCCTTTGATTACCATCCTCACATGCTACTGTCTGAGTGAACATTCTATTACCATTATAAGTAATAAATATATTCTGTAAAGTATTGAATGTATTATTTCTTAATTTTTTTTAAGAATTTCCGTATATCAATTATCATGTCCAAGTCATGACTTGTTATAATTTCTATCCCTATTACATAATAATAGACCCATAAGGGTATGTATCTACTAGCCCTTGATGGGTCTAATTAAATTTTCAACAAATAACAAGCCATAGCTATTTTACAATAAAGAATTTTCCATGTCAAACAAAATACATGTTAATCCATAAGTTCACTCTGCTCAAAAATACCCTTGCTAAGGTATGCCAACAGTATGGAAATTAAAACGTTTACAGCCAGCATACATAAAGATGTTTCTATAATATTGGGCATACCGTTTGAAATAATCGCTATTACAACTAATATTACTATGGCAGGTATACATGCCACAATTACAAACAGCATTCTGAGCATTGTAACTACTACCGCATTGGAGTTTGATCCAATTAACCTGTATGTAAAGATTTCTGCAAAAACAAAAAGTATGGCAAAACTAAAAAATACAAGTATATAGTTAATTCCGGCGGCAGGACTTAGTTTGTATGCCACAGCAGCAATAGCTAAAGCTATTCCGCCGCTTATCATTGTTTTAATTAATCCCGGCAACACGGAATAGATTAGTTTTTTGAAGGAGCTTTCCGGAATCAGAAAAACATAGGGTTTTTTAAAGTCTCTGTGCCATGAATCATTAAGAGACATTGACAAAGCTCCAAAACCCACCATTGCAATAACAAAGTTAAATTTAAACCCAAAAATCAAACCAAAGGCTACGTAAAACAATTGGAGCAATATTTCCCTGTTACTGGACATTATACCAAGTTTTCCACTTTCCAGCATCTGTTTGGAATATATCGCCCCAGCTCCTGTTTTAAATTTAACAGAGACAGGCTTGTTTTTCAGCTTTGAAAATGCATGTGAATCTGCCTTACCCGATGTCTTTATATCATCCATTATTTTTTGGAGACTAACCGAGTCCTCCAAAGTTTTTTCATAGAAATCAACTTTTACATTGTACAGCATGATACAAAGCACAGCATTTACAGCCAGCAGCAAACATACAGACGGAATAAATCCGGTCAATATCTTTCCTGTCAGAAGTGAACTTACAGCCCATTTTGTCCAGCCAAAAAGCGGTACCCAGTTATACCAGGAGCTTTCAAAGTACCTTTTTACCGTAATCTTTAATTCAAAATCATTATTTAACAGCACAGCTGCAAAAGCAACTGCAAGTGCCCCTAAAAATGCCCAGAAAATCTTTTTTGCTTTCTTTTTAAAACCTGTATTCTCCGCATCAATTATATAAATATAATAATACGAAAGAAATATGATTCCAAGAAATAAACTTATAACAACAAGAGTTATCAGATACTTACCAAAACTCAAGGCCGGGCCCATTAGCATTGGAAGATAAAAACACATAAAAAAGCCTATCATCAGCGAAGCAGGTGCCACTGAAATCAAAAGATACATCAGTACCTGCCTTTTTTCAAAGGGCCCTGTAAAAAGGAAGTTTGCGTCGGCCATTGTTAATATTCCCGTATCTCTTGAAAGGAATGAATTGTAAAGCAATACTCCCAAGAATAGTACAATTGCCGCAACAATTGTTTCTGAAGAGGCACTCTCCAGCGGAGACTTTTTCATCCTGAAAGAAGCAATAAATATAAATATGAATCCTGCCACACCCAATACTGTCAGAATGGCAGAGGGTATACTTTTAAATGAACGTTTTATCTTATTTAAATAGGTTTTTTTAATTAAATACATTATTGCCTGCATTCTTCTTCCTCCCCGGTGAGTTCAAAGAATATTGTTTTTAAATCCCTTCCGTCAAGCTCCTCTTTCGTAATTTGTGAAACTATTTTACCTTTATTCATAATATATGCTCTGTCCCAAACATCATTTATAGTATCAATTATATGAGTGCTGACCAGAATACTCTTTCCCTGCTCTTTAAGCTCACAGAATATTTTTAAAACCTCATTTATTGCTTTGGGGTCAAGACCGACCAAAGGCTCGTCAAAAAGTACCGCTTTGGGCTCTATAAGCATAGCCAGTGCAATACTAAGCTTCTGCGTCATACCTTTTGAAAGCTCCCTAACGTATTTGTCCTTTTTATCATATATCTCAAGTCTTTCAAATATTACTTTTATCTTGTCCTCCCAATCCTTATCCATTTTGTAAGCTTTGGCAATAAATTCTGCATGTTCCATGGGAGTGAGCAAATCGTACAAAGCAGGAGTTTCGGGAATGTACCCGAAGACCTTCTTTGCATCTACTGTTTTGTTTGGGAAACCCAAAATTGTTATTTCACCTTCGAATTTCAGAAGCCCGGCAATACTCTTAATTGTTGTGGATTTTCCTGCGCCGTTAGGTCCCAGAAGTATAGTTATTTCACCCGGTTTTGCAGTCAATGAAATTCCATCTACCGCTTTGAACTTACTATAGCTTTTTGTAAGATTGTTTATTGCAATCATTTTTTTCCTCCATGTTTTATTATTAAACTAAGTGTTTAGTACCTTTAATATTTCGCTGTTTGTACAGCCTGCATTTTTCATTGGGTTAACAATGTCCCTTATTATGTCAGGTATATAAGTTTTTAGAGCCTTTAATTTCCCGGAAATCGTGTATTCCCCCAAAGCTGCAGGCAGAAATACTGTTTCTCCGGCATTTACTCTAACACTTTCTTTCTCTGTTTCAACGACTCCATCTCCTTCTACAAATATGTAAATATAGAATTTGCTGCCATCGCTTTTTTCCGTAACCTCTCCAGTTAATTCATATCTTTCACATGCAAAATATCTGTTTGCCAAAAATATTGTTTTGAAGCAGGTATTATTGATTTCAAGCTTTACACCATCGCATTTAACCTTTCGGCTTTCGGCTTTAAAGTTAATAACATCAAGTGCTTTATCCAAATGCAGCTGACGTCCGACTCCTTTTGTGTCAACTCTGTTGTAGTCAAACAGCCTGTAAGTGATGTCTGAAGTCTGCTGGATTTCCGCTATTACTATACCCTTACCTATAGAATGAACTGTTCCCGCAGGTATATTTATGACATCTCCGGGCATAACCCCAACTTGTAACAGACAGTCTTCAATGCGGTTTTCTTTAACAGCTTTTAAAAATTCCTCTTTGGTTGTATTTTTTTTAAGTCCGACTACCAGACTAGCATTTGGTTTTGCATCTATTATATACCACATTTCATTTTTTCCAAAGGCATTTTCAAAAACTGCAGCATATATATCATCGGGATGTACCTGAACGGAGAGTTTATCATTGGCATCTATGAGTTTTATCAACAGAGGTATTTCTCTGCACCCTGAAGGAAAATTTGCTCCTGCAACACCGATTGGATCTGCTTTTATAAGCTCGGAGAGTGTTCTCCCTGCATATTCGCCATTGGCTATGACGCTAAGTCCATTTTTATGACAGGATACCTCCCAGCTTTCAGCAATTAACCCTTCCGGCAGCTCCCTTCCCAGCTTCTGAAAGTACCGGCCTCCCCAGATATATTTTTTGTAGACAGGTTTGAATTTTAAAGGATAATACATAAATGTCCTCCAAAGACAAAAATGCCAAATGATTTTTCATTTGGCATTTTAAATTTACATATTATTCAATTTATTCGAAGTCCTGTTATAGGGTGATTAAAATCTTACTATTTAACGACAGCATCCTTATTTTCTTTTGAAAACTTCAGCAGTTTTCCTATTTTTAACCTGTCACCATAATGGAGTACCGCAAAGGAGTATAGTTTCACCGAAATCATCGCCACAAACGCTATGCTTATAAGTAATATTCCCAGGGACAGTCCGATTTGCCACAAAGGTACATCTGCCGTAACCAGCCTTGATGGTATTGAAAATGGTGAAGTAAATGGTATTAATGAAGCTACTTTTGCAGCAGTACTGTTTGGAACCGCAAATGTTCCATATGAGAAGTAGAACGCTATCAATGCTATAAAGGACATAGGCATTATAGCTGAATTTACATCTTCCGCTTTGCTTACGGTTGCACCGACAACAGCATACATAAGTGCATACAGTGTATAACCAAGTATGAAATAGATTATCACCATTGCAAGTGAAAAGGGTGTAAAGCCTGAGAAATCCAATTTCATACCGCCTATAGTAAAATCTGACGGGAATACAGTCTTATACGTGAAAGCGCCAACCCCTATTATCAATGCAAGCTGTATAAGTCCCAGCACTCCCATACCTGCCGTTTTTCCGAATATTATTCTTGAAGGCTTCACGGAAGTTATCAGAAGCTCCATAACTCTGGAGGTCTTTTCTGATGCAACTGACATTGCTACTCCATAGCCATAGAAGTATATTGCAAAGAACAATATTATTACTATAAATATACTGGAGATATATCCTCCTATTTTACTGCTGCCCAATTCATTTACTTTGACATTTAAATCTGATAAAGTTTTTGCAATAACATCTTGTGAAACATTTTCACCTTTTAGCATGGTTGTCACGTAAATATTCTTGAGTACCTTGCTTATCACTTCAGGGCTAGGGCCGCTGCCATACTGCTTTGTAAAGTACTCTACATTCGGAAGGTTTTCTTTGAGACTGACAACTATCATATAGCTCTCACCCTTATCCTTTATCTGAGTTTTCAGACCTTCCTCTTTATCGTCAGCTACTTTTTCAAGCTTATAGTCTGACATTTGCTTCTGTAAATCATTTATTCCCTGTTCAAATATTCCTGTTTTATCAACAAAATACACTGTTTTGATATTCTTGGAGTCTGTCTGTGTTTGCTCTTTCGGATTGTCCTTGCCCGAGGATTTACTATTGGAAATTGCAGCCGGTATTATCATAGCTGCTATAACTATTATAATAATCAATACCGTTGATACAATAAATGATTTTTTCCGTGCATTCTCTCTGAATGTATACTTAAAAACTTCTAAAAATTCTTTCATTTTGCTTCACCAGCCTTTTCTATAAATATTTCGTGGAGAGATGGCTCTCTTATTTCAAATTTATCAAGCACAAGCCTTTTGCTAAGTATTTTTTCCAGCAATCTGTACGCCTGCTCTTCATTTGATATTTTAAACTCATAGCCTGCTGCGGTGGTGTTAACCTTTGTAATGCCCTCTTGTGCAGCAAGTTCAATAATATCTCCATCAGAATTTATTAACAGATTGTTTCTTCCGTAGCTGTGCTTAATTTTTTTAAGATTTCCGTTAAGTACGGTGTTACCGTTTTTAAGAATTACTATGTCCCTGCAAAATTCCTCTACTGTGGACATTTGATGACTTGACATTATTATATATTTTTCTTTGCTTATAAGTTCATGTATTACACTCTTGAACAACTCTGTATTTACAGGGTCCAGTCCGCTGAAAGGTTCATCCATGAATATCAGGTCTGGGTCATGCAGTATAGATGCAATAAACTGTATCTTTTGCTGATTTCCTTTTGACAGCTTCTCTGCTGCCATATTTGCATATTGGCTTGCTTCCATTCTTTCCAACCAGTAGCTTATGTCCTTTTTTGCCTTAGCAGCACTGATTCTTCTCAAGCTTGCAAAATACATTAACTGCTCTGTAACTTTTACTTTAGGGTAAAGTCCTCTTTCTTCAGGAAGATATCCAAAATTTATAATCTGTCTTTCTACGGGTTTGTTATCCCACATAATGCTTCCCGAATCTTTTTTTACAATATTCAATATCATTCTTATTGTTGTGGTTTTACCTGCTCCATTTGTACCTAACAGCCCAAACACACCCGGCTCGCTTACTTCAAATGAAATATCGTTAACAGCAAGCTTTTCTCCAAACTTTTTTGATACATTTTGTACTTGTAAACTCAAATTATCCACCTCTTTATTTTATTTTTTATTGATTCTTTCTGAATTTAGTTATTGTCATCACCAAACTTGTAATTACAAATGAAAAGAATGCCAACATTACGGAACCACCTATACAAAGAGCAGGCAACATGACTTTGCTGCTGTCCTTATACGTGCTCCATATAAGATTTCCGAATGTCACACACTCCATTACTAAAATAGCCAGTACTATTGCAAGCAATGCCTTATTTTTGGCAATAAGACTTTCAAAGTCAGTGTACAGGTCAGGTCTCTCCTCGTCATATTGTTTCCTCAATATATACCAGCCCATTCCAATCTGATACAGCTCCCATCCGTCGTCCTTAACCAGCGTAACATAATCAGGGGTAAGCTTAGATTGATAGTCAATACAATATCTGGCTTTCATAGGCTGACACCTTTCAAAGTAAAAGTATAAACCTTTCACTCTTGTTTCAACCAGTCTCAGACCTTTTGATTCCATTTCTTCAAGCCAGTCTTCTATCTTTTCATAATCCCAGGCCCACCACCATTTAAATATCTTTATCATGATTGCATCCCCCCAGAACCTCATGCCCGTTCACATACATCTCGTCTATACGACGCATTTCCTGCTCAAGCAGCCATTTACCCTTCTCAGTTATCCTGTATAGCTTACGTCTGTCCTCTTCTCCTGAAGGCTCAATAAGACTATCCTTTTCAAACTTTGTAAGGGTTCCGTAAATAGTCCCTGCTCCAAGATTTATCCTGCCCCCGGTTAAGTCCTTTACATGAAGTATAATTCCATATCCGTGTCTGGGCTCATTAAGTGAAAGCAGAATATAAAAACCCGTTTCACTCATGGGTAAATATGCTTTTATTAGTTTTTCATTCATACCTTCATTCCCTTTCAGATATATCACGCTGTGATATATCATGTTTGTAATATATCACAGCGTGATATAACGTGTCAAGACATATCAGGGATAAATTTCATAAATATTTTACGCATACTAAAAGAGCTATTGCAAAACAAAAAGTTTTCTTGTTTTAACACAGGTACTCCCGTATAAAATTGTATCAATGCATCGTCGATAAACAACTTCAAATATCTTTAACCCAGCTTTCATTGATATAATTTATACTCCGAGTACAGGTTAAAAAAGATAAAAACTAATTTTGCAATAGCCCTTTATAACATCTGCTATACGGCTGTCTTATTACTTTTCCTTTTTCGTACAAACCTGACTATACCTAGAACAGCAGCAGATATAACAGCAACTGCTGCAAATACAAGCAAATATAACTTTACTGCTATACTGTTGGGATTACCCAAAATTGCCCCCAGACTGTTTGTGTTATCAATAATTTTTCGTCCGTGTAAGGTATTATAATAATATGGTATTTGGGGTACACCCTCAACTTTTGGAAAGGATTGTAGATATCTGGCAGTTGCCAGCCATTCCTTTAGCTCGGTGGTATGTCCCCCTGAATTAGTGTAAATAATACGAGAATTAAAATTCTTAATGGGCTTACCGTCCCTTGTTTTAGGTATTATGGGCAGAAGTCCGAAAGACCTGTCACCCACAGTAGAGAGCATTTGTGCATTATATAAACCGCTTACTACCCTATATAGTTTTTTATCATTGATTTTTTCTTTTGTTCCGTCATGCTTTTGCAGGTAAGCTTCTGTAACCCTATTGAGCATCATTCTGTTAGGATTAAAGGTGTAGCTGATGCCTGACATATACAGTTGAGCATAACTCAGCATAGGAGATATGGAGGCATCCAGTTCACATAAATTTTTCAGTTCTTTTCCAGTAAGATACACTGATATAAGGGGATAGCCGGATATGTCATCAGGACCAATTCCAAGGCAGCTTGAAATAAAAGCATCCTGTACGGTTATTTCACCCTCTACAAAAGAGCCTCTAATTGTTCCCACAGGTGCAATAGCAACAGCTACAGGTTCGTAGGCTCCCCCCTCCGCCTGCTTGACGGAATAAATATATCCGTCGGAAATAAGGTTCCCCAAGGTATCCTCTTGCAGTTTTTTTCCTATTTGGTCAGTAGCAATGAAACTAAAAGGAGACTTGCACAAAACTTCATCAAATTGCAAGTCAAAATAATTAAGATATTTTTGCTGAACCATATCCTTGAATTTGCTTATGGTTTGGGAAATTTCTATGTTCTCATTAATTGATTGGTCAATATTCTTCAAATGGTAATCCTTTAGCGACCATCCTTTGCCGGAAGTCTGAACAAGTTCAATAACTCCCAGATTATTTCCATATTCGCCACAGGAACCGATTACAGTATTTCCATGTATAATAGGCTTTTGTAAAAGGGTATGTGTGTGTCCGCTTATTATAACATTAATTTCAGGAACCTTCTTTGCAAGTATTTCATCCTCTGATTTTGAAGACTTTTCCCATGTACCTGAGTGAGAAAGGCATACTATAAGGTCTACGCCCTCCTGTTTGAGCTTTTTTACCACTTTTTTTGAACTCTCAACAATATTATCAAAGGTAATCTCCGAGGCTGTTCTGCAACTGTCAGCGTCCCTTCCCATAAGGCCGAATATACCAATCCTGATTCCTCCTTTGTTGAGAATAGTATATTCTTTCACTCCATATGCTTTCATTGCCTGCTGCAGCTCATAGGAGGATTTATTCATTTTTTTCACATCCGGAAATTCAATATTCGAGGTGACTATCTGAGGAAGTTTGTCACCACTGTTTTTTGCAGCATACAAATGACCGGACAGACCGGTATCTTTAAATTCAAATTCATGATTGCCAAATGTGGTTACATCATAACCCATTTGCCCCATAATTCTAAGCTCCGGTGCATCTGTTGAAAACAATGATTGAAATAAATCTCCCATTGAATAGTCTCCGGCATCTACCAGAACTGTATTTTTGCTGTCCGCTTTTTCCTTGTCAATTGCCGTTTTCAGTCTTGAATATCCCCCTGTCCAGACAGTGTTGCCGTTATATTCTCCCTTGTTTGGAAGCAGGTGATCATGTATGTCATGAGTAAATAGAATTTTTATTTCCCTTGCCTCCTGATATGCAAATGTTTTTGAAAATACTGAAATAATAATTATTATGATTGTTATTGCAAATAAAGCCAGAATTTTATACCTCATTATTTTATCTCCCCTGTTCAATAAGCTATACTGCTACTTATTCATGCACTTAGCAGTTTATGCATTTTATATGTGTTTTTGATATACTCTAGATATTATACTAAAAACAGAGGAGGTTTTGTAATATATGTATAAATTTACAGATAAAACCATAATTGTAACAGGTGCAGGTCAGGGTATCGGAAGAGCAATATCAAGAAAATTTGCCCAAGAAGGGGCTAAAGTTGTAATCGCAGATACAGACGAAGAAGCAGGCTTGGAAAACGAACAACATATAAGGAATGAAGGTTTTGAAGCTGTTTTTATTAAAACTGACGTTTCTGACACGGCCTCTGTGGAAGAAATGGTAAATTATTCGAACAAGAAATACGGCAGTATTGATGTACTTGTAAACAATGCCGTTCTCACAGGCTTTGGTAATATATTTGATACAACTGTTGAACAATGGGACAAGGCTATTGCGGTAAACCTGTCCGGTGCATATTATTGTGCAAAATTCTGTGCCGGATTTATGAAAAGCCAAAAAAGCGGGTGCATAATTAATATGGCCTCGACAAGAGCCTTTATGTCAGAACCGGATACTGAGCCGTACTCTGCCTCCAAGGGAGGAATTATAGCACTGACCCACTCCATGGCATCTCCCTTGGAAAGTACGGCATAAGAGTTAATTCCATCAGTCCGGGCTGGATAGATGTTTCATCCTGGAAAAAAAGCTCTGCTGCAAGTCAGGAGATTTTATCAGCAGACGACCATGCCCAGCATCCTGCCGGAAGAGTGGGTGTTCCCGATGACATAGCTGAATTATGTATTTTTCTGGCATCCGACAAATCCGGCTTTATAACAGGCGAAAACATAACCGTAGACGGCGGAATGACTAAAAAAATGATTTATGTATAGGCCTGCTGTCATCCCTCAACCTGAAAGCTGTTAACAGGGTGCTCAAGGGTAGACTTGCCATATTTTCTGGGAGACATACCGTACATTTTGGAAAAAGTGCGTACAAAGCTTGAATAGTCGTTAAATCCGCATTCTCCTGCTGCATCAGAGGGAGCTTTTCCCGACTTTATAAGAGCAGCACTTTTTTGAAGCCTCTTGTTATTTACGTAACTATGGATTGAGAACCCTGTGTTAGCCTTGAATTTATGCATCAGATAATACTTGTTAATGTAGAACCTTTCGGATAGAGTTGCTATGCTCAGATCCCCTGACAGGTTCTCATTAATAAAGTGTATTACCTTCTGAATCTGTTCATCAAACTCTACTTCTATGTCCTCTACTTGTTTATCCGGCTTTAAAAATAATCTGTTTATGTATACCATGAATTGCACGAAAAGTGCATTTGCAAGAATACCCGAACCGAAGGTTATTTTTTTAAGCTCTTTTTCAAGATTCACCAATATAGGCTTAATATTATTAAGGGAATTAACACCCAACCTCACCAAATGCTTTTTGTCTCTGGCCATGTTAAAGCATGTCAGAAGATCATTATCGCAATTTCCATGCTCCTCTAAAAATCTATTGTTTATCCATATAACTATTCTTTCATAGTCACGGTCAGGTGCTATTATAGGCTTATGTACCTGATTTGCCGGAACAAAAAGTACATCCCAAGGTTTGAGTTTATAGTTTTTACCTTCTATATTGTATATAACGTCACCAAGTAAAAATATTATTATTTTATTAAAATCGTGATAATGGTGTTCAAACTGAATATTGTTTCTGTCCTTCAAGTGAAAGAATTTAAAATCATCCTCCAGATAGCCTCTTTTGATACCCGGCTCCTTTTCCATCTTAATCATCCCTTCATAACTTGTGAAAATACTAAGTAATACTATTTTATTATATGTTTAAAATAAAATAAATGGACAAAAAGCACTTTTTGCATATTTTTAAACAGTTTATGCAATAAACTTGGCTAAAAGTTAGAATATAATATAATATG of the Ruminiclostridium papyrosolvens DSM 2782 genome contains:
- a CDS encoding CooT family nickel-binding protein is translated as MCEANVYLLDKNGKETLVLDSVDKVIPDKDEIILENIYNERKTVRARIKEMELVEHRIILESID
- a CDS encoding DUF3842 family protein; its protein translation is MRIAVIDGQGGGIGKLMIEKLRASFGNEIELLALGTNALAASLMLKAGANEGASGENAISFNASKVDIIIGTIGIVCANSMLGELTPVMAASIAQSQAVKILIPLNRCNILVTGTCDEPLPHHLDDAIAMVGNVIRSDKNVRG
- a CDS encoding putative ABC exporter domain-containing protein, with the translated sequence MQAIMYLIKKTYLNKIKRSFKSIPSAILTVLGVAGFIFIFIASFRMKKSPLESASSETIVAAIVLFLGVLLYNSFLSRDTGILTMADANFLFTGPFEKRQVLMYLLISVAPASLMIGFFMCFYLPMLMGPALSFGKYLITLVVISLFLGIIFLSYYYIYIIDAENTGFKKKAKKIFWAFLGALAVAFAAVLLNNDFELKITVKRYFESSWYNWVPLFGWTKWAVSSLLTGKILTGFIPSVCLLLAVNAVLCIMLYNVKVDFYEKTLEDSVSLQKIMDDIKTSGKADSHAFSKLKNKPVSVKFKTGAGAIYSKQMLESGKLGIMSSNREILLQLFYVAFGLIFGFKFNFVIAMVGFGALSMSLNDSWHRDFKKPYVFLIPESSFKKLIYSVLPGLIKTMISGGIALAIAAVAYKLSPAAGINYILVFFSFAILFVFAEIFTYRLIGSNSNAVVVTMLRMLFVIVACIPAIVILVVIAIISNGMPNIIETSLCMLAVNVLISILLAYLSKGIFEQSELMD
- a CDS encoding ABC transporter ATP-binding protein yields the protein MIAINNLTKSYSKFKAVDGISLTAKPGEITILLGPNGAGKSTTIKSIAGLLKFEGEITILGFPNKTVDAKKVFGYIPETPALYDLLTPMEHAEFIAKAYKMDKDWEDKIKVIFERLEIYDKKDKYVRELSKGMTQKLSIALAMLIEPKAVLFDEPLVGLDPKAINEVLKIFCELKEQGKSILVSTHIIDTINDVWDRAYIMNKGKIVSQITKEELDGRDLKTIFFELTGEEEECRQ
- a CDS encoding type I phosphomannose isomerase catalytic subunit; translation: MYYPLKFKPVYKKYIWGGRYFQKLGRELPEGLIAESWEVSCHKNGLSVIANGEYAGRTLSELIKADPIGVAGANFPSGCREIPLLIKLIDANDKLSVQVHPDDIYAAVFENAFGKNEMWYIIDAKPNASLVVGLKKNTTKEEFLKAVKENRIEDCLLQVGVMPGDVINIPAGTVHSIGKGIVIAEIQQTSDITYRLFDYNRVDTKGVGRQLHLDKALDVINFKAESRKVKCDGVKLEINNTCFKTIFLANRYFACERYELTGEVTEKSDGSKFYIYIFVEGDGVVETEKESVRVNAGETVFLPAALGEYTISGKLKALKTYIPDIIRDIVNPMKNAGCTNSEILKVLNT
- a CDS encoding ABC transporter permease, which codes for MKEFLEVFKYTFRENARKKSFIVSTVLIIIIVIAAMIIPAAISNSKSSGKDNPKEQTQTDSKNIKTVYFVDKTGIFEQGINDLQKQMSDYKLEKVADDKEEGLKTQIKDKGESYMIVVSLKENLPNVEYFTKQYGSGPSPEVISKVLKNIYVTTMLKGENVSQDVIAKTLSDLNVKVNELGSSKIGGYISSIFIVIILFFAIYFYGYGVAMSVASEKTSRVMELLITSVKPSRIIFGKTAGMGVLGLIQLALIIGVGAFTYKTVFPSDFTIGGMKLDFSGFTPFSLAMVIIYFILGYTLYALMYAVVGATVSKAEDVNSAIMPMSFIALIAFYFSYGTFAVPNSTAAKVASLIPFTSPFSIPSRLVTADVPLWQIGLSLGILLISIAFVAMISVKLYSFAVLHYGDRLKIGKLLKFSKENKDAVVK
- a CDS encoding ABC transporter ATP-binding protein produces the protein MSLQVQNVSKKFGEKLAVNDISFEVSEPGVFGLLGTNGAGKTTTIRMILNIVKKDSGSIMWDNKPVERQIINFGYLPEERGLYPKVKVTEQLMYFASLRRISAAKAKKDISYWLERMEASQYANMAAEKLSKGNQQKIQFIASILHDPDLIFMDEPFSGLDPVNTELFKSVIHELISKEKYIIMSSHQMSTVEEFCRDIVILKNGNTVLNGNLKKIKHSYGRNNLLINSDGDIIELAAQEGITKVNTTAAGYEFKISNEEQAYRLLEKILSKRLVLDKFEIREPSLHEIFIEKAGEAK
- a CDS encoding DUF2812 domain-containing protein, translated to MIKIFKWWWAWDYEKIEDWLEEMESKGLRLVETRVKGLYFYFERCQPMKARYCIDYQSKLTPDYVTLVKDDGWELYQIGMGWYILRKQYDEERPDLYTDFESLIAKNKALLAIVLAILVMECVTFGNLIWSTYKDSSKVMLPALCIGGSVMLAFFSFVITSLVMTITKFRKNQ
- a CDS encoding PadR family transcriptional regulator, translating into MNEKLIKAYLPMSETGFYILLSLNEPRHGYGIILHVKDLTGGRINLGAGTIYGTLTKFEKDSLIEPSGEEDRRKLYRITEKGKWLLEQEMRRIDEMYVNGHEVLGGCNHDKDI
- a CDS encoding bifunctional metallophosphatase/5'-nucleotidase produces the protein MRYKILALFAITIIIIIISVFSKTFAYQEAREIKILFTHDIHDHLLPNKGEYNGNTVWTGGYSRLKTAIDKEKADSKNTVLVDAGDYSMGDLFQSLFSTDAPELRIMGQMGYDVTTFGNHEFEFKDTGLSGHLYAAKNSGDKLPQIVTSNIEFPDVKKMNKSSYELQQAMKAYGVKEYTILNKGGIRIGIFGLMGRDADSCRTASEITFDNIVESSKKVVKKLKQEGVDLIVCLSHSGTWEKSSKSEDEILAKKVPEINVIISGHTHTLLQKPIIHGNTVIGSCGEYGNNLGVIELVQTSGKGWSLKDYHLKNIDQSINENIEISQTISKFKDMVQQKYLNYFDLQFDEVLCKSPFSFIATDQIGKKLQEDTLGNLISDGYIYSVKQAEGGAYEPVAVAIAPVGTIRGSFVEGEITVQDAFISSCLGIGPDDISGYPLISVYLTGKELKNLCELDASISPMLSYAQLYMSGISYTFNPNRMMLNRVTEAYLQKHDGTKEKINDKKLYRVVSGLYNAQMLSTVGDRSFGLLPIIPKTRDGKPIKNFNSRIIYTNSGGHTTELKEWLATARYLQSFPKVEGVPQIPYYYNTLHGRKIIDNTNSLGAILGNPNSIAVKLYLLVFAAVAVISAAVLGIVRFVRKRKSNKTAV
- a CDS encoding AraC family transcriptional regulator, whose protein sequence is MEKEPGIKRGYLEDDFKFFHLKDRNNIQFEHHYHDFNKIIIFLLGDVIYNIEGKNYKLKPWDVLFVPANQVHKPIIAPDRDYERIVIWINNRFLEEHGNCDNDLLTCFNMARDKKHLVRLGVNSLNNIKPILVNLEKELKKITFGSGILANALFVQFMVYINRLFLKPDKQVEDIEVEFDEQIQKVIHFINENLSGDLSIATLSERFYINKYYLMHKFKANTGFSIHSYVNNKRLQKSAALIKSGKAPSDAAGECGFNDYSSFVRTFSKMYGMSPRKYGKSTLEHPVNSFQVEG